Proteins encoded by one window of Amaranthus tricolor cultivar Red isolate AtriRed21 chromosome 4, ASM2621246v1, whole genome shotgun sequence:
- the LOC130811045 gene encoding major pollen allergen Lol p 11-like — protein MAKIVGALVLLCVLPAISMAARPEKKPYCVRGRVYCDHCKAGFETPASTYLEGAKVKLECRHRHTQNVLYSAEAVTDATGSYKIFVHNDQKDNVCDTILVSSPHKTCSIPDQGRDRSRVVLTSYNGVVSYDRYANNMGFMVNEPLSFCSQLMQQYQLTEDEV, from the exons ATGGCGAAAATCGTTGGAGCGTTGGTTTTACTTTGTGTACTTCCTGCCATTTCTATGGCTGCTAGACCTGAGAAGAAACCTTACTGTGTTAGAGGTCGCGTTTACTGTGACCATTGCAAAGCCGGTTTCGAAACCCCTGCCTCTACTTATCTCGAAG GTGCAAAGGTTAAGCTGGAATGCCGTCACAGACACACACAGAATGTCCTCTACTCAGCTGAGGCAGTTACTGATGCAACTGGTTCTTACAAGATTTTCGTCCACAACGACCAGAAAGACAATGTATGTGACACCATTCTGGTGAGCAGCCCCCACAAGACTTGCAGTATTCCTGACCAAGGACGTGACCGTTCCCGAGTTGTCCTCACCAGCTACAATGGTGTGGTTTCCTATGACCGATATGCTAACAACATGGGATTCATGGTGAACGAACCCTTGAGCTTCTGTTCCCAGCTGATGCAGCAATATCAGCTCACTGAAGATGAAGTTTAG